A window of Indicator indicator isolate 239-I01 chromosome 25, UM_Iind_1.1, whole genome shotgun sequence contains these coding sequences:
- the THAP9 gene encoding DNA transposase THAP9, translated as MTRSCSALGCTARDTGRSRERGISFHQFPVDAAQRRKWIRAVNRMDPRSRQAWRPGPGAILCSRHFTKDDFERYGMRRKLRRGAVPSRFFPFLPVGIGWWHKPSIRALKQPVPSPAAEVAAGDHNYSLKGQQEGAAPPPPPPPPQTPRQQQPVAEDCVPAHQSRTVGTILRELAEKQHLPEETMSLLQAQFSDLPCEQQRWRKMAEYSLEMRQFACALQLYHRKAYDCLRKMIPLPHPYSLTNWLSTSKAAAGFSSSIFTRLQEKVERGEKAYCYCVLMVQDVPLQRQQEWDLQGRRRAGFMDLGTGALDADEAPLASEAILLMAVGISSHWAAPLGYFLVSSASGPLLAQLLRHTISKLNNIGITVLAVTSRATAHGAATAAALGIRIDPERVQCTFRHPPGSAHSITYLYDICHAQQLVSNALQDLQRIEWQRDTAVQWQHVVDLAGLQDQRAPKAGRPKSGRPGSKNSYLKVNLATLVFSDGAADALEHLQKLGLASFQNCSGTAKFLDLMSRLCALFDGRGAYRRKLKGPMVTGHHTQISHLSKEIRSCFTTLRDSRGRLIMKGKRKLGFLSFLLNTKSLRWLYTNYMCSEDAPSHHLLASAFSLAPLEQFVRALLEACGSRSPTCAMFQAAYHKLLGDCSLAPGSAHSGGLGHASYLGLSPSGSRDLTLGSIRAQCAPAGRGPLAAEQPCCAASMGSSMLSEALTDLSLQARSLASTAGRVAEQLAEGLGCQVCLASLFQLVEIRRGRGAVLYIRKAAGVALPSFSLYRIAGVSERVLKWHSKGGDGSKATKLQRLSLEQKVLQELLGGRPLFSALTDHFLDGELCVDNHYTTLVKQITRRYLDIRTDPTRHPSLNYQCGMNKWKRPKGTPPECKDSHTKGPTERQAGVKLRRSQHQLEREGL; from the exons ATGACGCGGAGCTGCTCGGCGCTGGGCTGCACCGCCCGCGACACTGGGCGCTCCCGGGAGCGCGGCATCTCCTTCCATCA GTTCCCCGTGGACGCCGCGCAGCGCCGCAAATGGATCCGCGCCGTGAACCGTATGGACCCGCGGAGCCGCCAGGCCTGGCGGCCCGGCCCGGGAGCCATTCTCTGCTCGAGGCACTTTACCAAGGACGACTTCGAGCGCTACGGCATGCGGCGGAAGCTGCGGCGGGGGGCCGTGCCCTCCCGCTTCTTCCCCTTTCTG CCGGTGGGCATCGGCTGGTGGCACAAGCCCTCCATCCGAGCGCTGaagcagcctgtgcccagccccGCCGCGGAGGTCGCGGCCGGCGACCACAACTACAGCCTGAAGGGACAGCAGGAGGGagccgccccgccgccgccgccgccgccgccgcagaCCCcgcggcagcagcagcctgtggccGAGGACTGCGTTCCCGCACACCAGTCCAGAACAGTGGGGACCATCCTCCgggagctggcagagaagcagcacCTGCCTGAGGAAACCATGAGCTTGCTGCAGGCCCAGTTCTCAG ATCTACCTtgtgagcagcagaggtggaggaagATGGCAGAGTACTCACTGGAGATGAGGCAGTTTGCCTGTGCTCTCCAGCTCTACCACAGAAAGGCCTACGATTGTCTGCGGAAGATGATTCCCCTCCCTCATCCTTACAGCCTGACAAA CTGGCTGTCCACcagcaaggctgctgcaggcttcagcagcagcatcttcacaCGCCTTCAGGAGAaggtggagagaggagagaaggccTACTGCTACTGTGTCCTGATGGTACAGGACGTGcccctgcagaggcagcaggagtggGACCTGCAGGGCCGGCGCCGGGCAGGCTTCATGGACTTGGGCACAGGTGCCCTGGACGCTGACGAGGCTCCGCTGGCCTCAGAGGCCATCCTGCTGATGGCAGTGGGCATCTCCAGCCACTGGGCAGCCCCACTTGGATACTTCTTGGTGAGCAGTGCCAGCGGTCCCTTGCTTGCCCAGCTGCTTCGTCATACCATCAGCAAGCTGAACAACATTGGCATCACGGTGCTGGCTGTGACCTCCCGTGCCACCGCCCATGGCGCCGCCACTGCCGCCGCTCTGGGGATCAGGATAGACCCCGAGAGGGTGCAGTGCACCTTCCGGCACCCCCCCGGCTCTGCACACAGCATCACCTACCTGTATGACATCTGCCACGCTCAGCAGCTGGTGAGCAATGCCCTGCAGGATTTACAGAGGATAGAGTGGCAACGTGACACTGCTGTGCAGTGGCAGCATGTGGTGGACCTGGCAGGTCTGCAGGATCAGAGGGCACCAAAAGCAGGCAGACCCAAGTCAGGCAGGCCTGGGAGTAAGAATTCCTACCTTAAGGTCAACCTTGCCACCCTGGTGTTCAGTGACGGTGCTGCTGACGCTCTGGAACACCTGCAGAAGCTGGGCCTGGCCTCCTTCCAGAACTGCAGTGGTACTGCCAAGTTCTTGGACCTGATGAGCAGGCTGTGTGCCCTGTTTGATGGCAGAGGTGCCTACAGAAGGAAGCTGAAGGGGCCTATGGTGACTGGCCATCACACCCAAATCAGCCACCTCTCCAAGGAGATCAGAAgctgcttcaccaccctcagggacTCCAGGGGCAGACTCATCATGAAGGGCAAACGTAAACTGGGCTTCCTGAGCTTCTTGCTCAACACCAAAAGCCTCAGGTGGCTTTACACCAATTACATGTGTTCAGAAGATGCTCCTTCCCACCACCTCCTCGCCTCTGCCTTCAGCCTCGCCCCACTGGAGCAGTTTGTCAGGGCCCTGCTGGAAGCCTGCGGCAGCAGGAGCCCCACCTGTGCCATGTTCCAGGCTGCCTACCACAAACTGCTGGGGGACTGCAGCCTGGCCCCGGGCTCAGCGCACAGCGGTGGCTTAGGCCACGCCAGCTACCTGGGCCTGTCCCCATCAGGCAGCAGGGATCTGACCCTGGGCAGCATTCGTGCTCAGTGTGCCCCGGCTGGCAGGGGGccgctggcagcagagcagccctgctgtgcagcCTCCATGGGCAGCTCGATGCTGAGCGAGGCACTGACAgacctgtccctgcaggcacgGAGCCTCGCCAGCACTGCAGGCCGCGTCGCGGAGCAGCTGGCCGAGGGGCTGGGCTGCCAGGTCTGCCTGGCCTCCCTCTTCCAGCTGGTTGAGATCAGGCGAGGGCGTGGGGCAGTGCTCTACATCAGAAAGGCAGCTGGAGTGGCTCTGCCCTCGTTCAGCCTGTACCGCATCGCAGGTGTCTCGGAACGAGTCCTGAAGTGGCACAGCAAAGGAGGAGATGGCAGCAAAGCCACCAAGCTACAGCGTTTGTCTCTAGAACAGAAGGTCCTCCAGGAGCTCCTGGGAGGAAGGCCTCTCTTCTCCGCCCTCACAGACCATTTCCTCGATGGGGAGCTGTGTGTTGACAATCACTACACCACCTTAGTGAAGCAGATAACGCGCCGGTACTTGGACATCAGAACAGACCCCACCAGGCACCCCAGCCTGAACTACCAGTGTGGGATGAACAAGTGGAAGAGACCGAAGGGAACACCACCAG AATGTAAAGACAGTCACACGAAAGGTCCAACTGAGCGCCAAGCAGGAGTCAAACTCAGGCgcagccagcaccagctggAACGCGAGGGGCTGTAA